ACAGGAACAGGATCTGGCAGCGTTTCCAGATGTCTGGCGTCACGGCGTCGAAGTCCGGGTTGAAGCCATTGGCGTCCAGGCACGGCAGGTAGTGCGGCTTGGCCCCGGCGAGGAACGCGGCGCCTTCGTAGATCTGATAGAACGGGTTCGGGCTGACTACCAGCGCGTCGTCGCCACGGTTGACCACGGTTTGGGTGAAGGCGAACAGCGCTTCACGGGTGCCGTTGACCGGCAGGATGTTGCGCGCCGGGTCGAGCCAGCCCTTGGGCACGTTGAAGCGGCGTTCGCACCAGGCACCGATAGCTTCGCGCAGGGCCGGGATGCCCAGCGTGGTCGGGTACACGGCCATCTGGTCGAGGTTGTTGCTCAATGCTTCGGCCACGAAAGTGGGCGATTTATGTTTCGGTTCGCCGATGGAGAGCGCGATCGGGCGCTTGTCCGGGTTCGGCGTGACGCTGCCGAGCAGGGCGCGAAGTTTCTCGAACGGGTAGGGCTGGAGCTGGTTCAGAGCGTTGTTCATCGGTGGATCTCGTGCAAGGCGTTAAAAACTGGGGCGGCGCTTTTCAAATGGTCAGGCGTGTCAGCTCGACGCCGGGTTCCTGGGTGACACTCAACTGCTGGACGATGGCTTCCTGCAGGCGCAGGCACAGTTCCGGGTCGGACAGCGGCTGGTTGTCGGCATCTGTGATGAAGAACACGTCTTCCACGCGCTCGCCGAGGGTCGCGATCTTGGCGTTTTGCAACGACAGGTCGAACTCCAGGAAAATCCCGCCGATGCGGGCCAGCAGGCCCGGACGATCCGGGGCGCTGAGTTCCAGTACCGTCACCGGCCGCTGGGCGTCATTGGAAATGGTCACCTGTGGCGCAAACGCAAAGTGCTTGAGTTGGCGCGGTACCCGACGCTGGATGATGGTCGGGTAGTCGTCAGGGTTGCGCAGGGCCTCGGTCAGGCCTTCGCGGATCTTTTTCACGCGTGCCGGGTTGTCGCCAATCGAGTCGCCATCGGTGTCGAGCACGATATAGGTGTCGAGGGTGAACTGGCTGCTGGAGGTGATAACGCGGGCGTCATGGATGTTCAGGTTGAGCTGGTCCATGGCTGCCACGGTCACGGCGAAGAAGTCGTGCTGGTCCGGCGCGTAGATGAAAATCTGCGTGCCGCCTTCGAATTCGCGCTGGGTGGTTTCCTTGATCAGCACCAGCGGGCCGCCATCGGCGGGCTGTTGCAGGATTGCGTCGGTGTGCCAGGCGACATCGCCGGCGGTGTGGCGCAGGAAGTAATCGTCACCCAGCTGCGACCACAACTGCTCGACGTCGTCCGGGTCGTTACCGCCGCGCACCAGAATGTCCAAGGCCGCGCTTTGGGTGCGGCGGATCTGCTCTTCGCGGTCCACCGGGTTCTCCAGGCCACGGCGCAGGGCGCGCTTGGTCTCGGTGTACAGCTGGCGCAACAGGCTGGCACGCCAGGAGTTCCACAGCGTCGGGTTGGTGGCGTTGATGTCTGAGACGGTCAGCACGTACAGATAGTCGAGGCGGGTTTCATCGCCGACGATCTGCGCAAAGTCGTGGATCACCTGCGGGTCGGACAAGTCCTTGCGCTGGGCGGTGGTCGACATCACCAGATGGTTCTGCACCAGCCAGACGATCAGGCGGCTGTCCCACACGGGCAGTTGGTGGCGTTGGCAGAACGCCTCGGCGTCAACCGCGCCCACCTCAGAGTGGTCGCCATGCCGACCCTTGCCGATGTCGTGGTACAGGCCGGCCAGGTAGATCAGCTCGGGCTTGGGCAGCTTGGCCATGAGTTTGCTGGCCAGCGGGAATTTCTCTGACACTTGCGTGTACTGAAGCTTACGCAGGTGCTTGATCAGGTTCAGGGTGTGCGCGTCCACGGTATAGATGTGGAACAGGTCGTGCTGCATCTGCCCGACGATAAAACCGAACTCCGGCAGATAGCGCCCGAGGATGCCGTAACGGTTCATGCGTCGCAGGTTGCGGTGGATACCGATCTTGCACTTGAACAGCTCGATGAACAGGCTGGTGTTGCGGATGTCGTTGCGGAAATCGTCGTCGATCAGGTGACGGTT
The genomic region above belongs to Pseudomonas azotoformans and contains:
- a CDS encoding [protein-PII] uridylyltransferase; amino-acid sequence: MPQVDPELFDRGQFQAELALKASPIAAFKKAIRQAREVLDERFRSGRDIRRLIEDRAWFVDNILQKAWEQFSWSEDADIALVAVGGYGRGELHPYSDIDLLILLDSADHEIFRDSIERFLTLLWDIGLEVGQSVRSVDECAEEARADLTVITNLMESRTIAGPERLRQRMLEVTSTAHMWPSKDFFLAKRAEQKARHHKYNDTEYNLEPNVKGSPGGLRDIQTILWVARRQYGTLNLRALAGEGFLVESENALLASSQEFLWKVRYALHMLAGRSEDRLLFDHQRSIATLLGFEGEDAKTSIESFMQQYYRVVMSIAQLSDLIIQHFEEVILAPEDEAPPQPINARFQLHDGYIEARNDNVFRRTPFAMLEIFVLMAQQPEIKGVRADTIRLLRENRHLIDDDFRNDIRNTSLFIELFKCKIGIHRNLRRMNRYGILGRYLPEFGFIVGQMQHDLFHIYTVDAHTLNLIKHLRKLQYTQVSEKFPLASKLMAKLPKPELIYLAGLYHDIGKGRHGDHSEVGAVDAEAFCQRHQLPVWDSRLIVWLVQNHLVMSTTAQRKDLSDPQVIHDFAQIVGDETRLDYLYVLTVSDINATNPTLWNSWRASLLRQLYTETKRALRRGLENPVDREEQIRRTQSAALDILVRGGNDPDDVEQLWSQLGDDYFLRHTAGDVAWHTDAILQQPADGGPLVLIKETTQREFEGGTQIFIYAPDQHDFFAVTVAAMDQLNLNIHDARVITSSSQFTLDTYIVLDTDGDSIGDNPARVKKIREGLTEALRNPDDYPTIIQRRVPRQLKHFAFAPQVTISNDAQRPVTVLELSAPDRPGLLARIGGIFLEFDLSLQNAKIATLGERVEDVFFITDADNQPLSDPELCLRLQEAIVQQLSVTQEPGVELTRLTI